A portion of the Leifsonia sp. EB41 genome contains these proteins:
- a CDS encoding LacI family DNA-binding transcriptional regulator has translation MSTPPPPPQRKRVTAAMVAERAGTSIAAVSLVVNGKHRGRISDENAERVRAAVRELGYVVDSTASALARGTSDVVVMLAPDLPNPFFGRVINAVQETLGARFQLLLFASPTGEQPTVADVRRLAALRPAGLLVSAPTVAFLDDAPAGVPLVLLDAPGLQDRAPTVNYDLASGVRALIAHLAERGHTTIGYLDGSTPAATYELRRTLLEAEAARRGMALLTTPQVRSRPDIAEAMAATEAALPGWRAAGATAVIAASDTLAHGVLAACARAGLRVPEDIAVAGFDDLPASSVTAPALTSVALPGDLLGSVAARLLLSLIEGGDAPEIHELPAELVARASTG, from the coding sequence GTGTCGACGCCGCCCCCTCCCCCTCAGCGGAAACGGGTGACCGCCGCGATGGTCGCGGAGCGGGCGGGCACCAGCATCGCCGCCGTCTCCCTCGTGGTCAACGGCAAGCACCGCGGCCGGATCTCCGACGAGAACGCGGAGCGCGTGCGCGCCGCCGTCCGGGAGCTCGGCTACGTGGTCGACAGCACCGCGAGCGCGCTGGCCCGCGGCACGAGCGACGTCGTCGTGATGCTCGCCCCCGACCTCCCGAACCCGTTCTTCGGCCGTGTGATCAACGCAGTGCAGGAGACCCTCGGCGCGCGTTTCCAGCTCCTGCTCTTCGCGTCGCCGACCGGCGAGCAGCCGACCGTCGCCGACGTGCGCCGTCTCGCCGCGCTGCGGCCGGCAGGCCTGCTCGTGTCGGCTCCGACGGTGGCGTTCCTGGACGACGCGCCCGCGGGCGTCCCGCTGGTTCTGCTGGACGCACCCGGCCTCCAGGACCGCGCTCCGACGGTCAACTACGACCTCGCCTCCGGCGTCCGCGCGCTGATCGCGCACCTCGCCGAGCGCGGCCACACCACGATCGGCTACCTCGACGGCTCCACCCCGGCCGCGACCTACGAACTGCGCCGCACCCTGCTGGAGGCGGAGGCCGCGCGGCGCGGGATGGCGCTGCTCACCACGCCGCAGGTCCGCAGCCGCCCGGACATCGCCGAGGCGATGGCCGCGACCGAGGCTGCCCTCCCCGGCTGGCGGGCCGCCGGCGCCACCGCGGTGATCGCGGCCTCCGACACCCTCGCCCACGGCGTCCTCGCCGCGTGCGCGCGGGCGGGCCTGCGGGTTCCGGAGGACATCGCGGTCGCCGGCTTCGACGACCTCCCGGCCTCCTCTGTCACAGCACCGGCACTGACCAGCGTCGCCCTGCCGGGCGACCTGCTCGGCTCGGTCGCGGCGCGCCTCCTGCTGTCGCTCATCGAGGGCGGCGACGCCCCCGAGATCCACGAGCTTCCGGCCGAGCTCGTCGCGCGCGCGTCGACCGGCTGA
- a CDS encoding DUF1206 domain-containing protein, with protein sequence MSTVAEGKAQLRKAARTASGSKLLEIPARGGFAASGLVQLLLGGLAIQLGAAHVGEPDQTGALDEVARIPGGFIVLWIAAIGLFALGLWLLTEAVLVRAGSAADRWIARGEDVSKAVAYAVLGFTALAFAAGHPSHASTTTRKVSAGILASPGGQLALGVLGLVTCAVGCYFVVKGIRRRFREDIEVPSGAAGRGIVVLGMVGYIAKGVVVALAGVAFILAAISAQPATATGLAGGLTELQELPFGGAAIVVLGLGLIASGVYNMARAWLARF encoded by the coding sequence ATGAGCACGGTGGCCGAGGGCAAAGCCCAGCTGCGGAAGGCCGCCCGCACGGCGAGTGGCAGCAAGCTGCTCGAGATCCCGGCACGCGGCGGGTTCGCCGCGAGCGGGCTCGTCCAGCTCCTGCTCGGCGGGCTGGCCATCCAGCTCGGCGCCGCACACGTGGGGGAGCCCGACCAGACCGGGGCCCTGGACGAGGTGGCGAGGATCCCCGGCGGCTTCATCGTCCTGTGGATCGCGGCCATCGGGCTGTTCGCCCTCGGGCTCTGGCTGCTGACCGAGGCCGTGCTGGTCAGGGCCGGGTCGGCCGCCGACCGCTGGATCGCGCGCGGGGAGGACGTGAGCAAGGCCGTCGCCTACGCCGTTCTGGGCTTCACGGCGCTCGCCTTCGCCGCAGGTCATCCGTCGCACGCCAGCACCACCACCCGGAAGGTCAGCGCGGGGATCCTCGCGTCCCCGGGAGGCCAACTCGCGCTGGGCGTGCTCGGCCTGGTGACCTGCGCGGTCGGCTGCTACTTCGTGGTCAAGGGCATCCGGCGCCGGTTCCGGGAGGACATCGAGGTGCCGAGCGGCGCCGCCGGGCGCGGGATCGTGGTCCTCGGGATGGTGGGCTACATCGCGAAGGGTGTCGTGGTCGCCCTTGCGGGTGTCGCTTTCATCCTCGCGGCGATCAGCGCTCAGCCTGCGACCGCGACCGGCCTCGCGGGCGGCCTGACCGAGTTGCAGGAGCTCCCGTTCGGCGGCGCCGCCATCGTCGTGCTGGGCCTCGGGCTCATCGCGTCCGGGGTGTACAACATGGCGCGGGCCTGGCTCGCGCGGTTCTGA
- a CDS encoding RNA polymerase sigma factor, with product MRPYADTTVDDHLVARSREGDTAAFAELWRRHSVAGRRFAASVTSAFDADDLVAEAFARIFRALRNGNGPVRGFRAYLYTTIRNAAAGWGSARHEVAVEDPGEYREEPWTDDHQDMVWERSRVAAALGALPERWRSALWYSEVEQLTPREVARVLGISPNAAAALTYRAREGLRRAWVAQLAA from the coding sequence ATGCGCCCGTACGCAGACACCACCGTCGACGACCACCTCGTCGCCCGCAGCCGTGAAGGCGACACCGCGGCGTTCGCGGAGCTCTGGCGGCGCCACTCCGTCGCCGGGCGCCGGTTCGCGGCCTCCGTGACCTCCGCCTTCGACGCCGACGACCTCGTGGCGGAGGCGTTCGCCAGGATCTTCCGGGCGCTCCGGAACGGCAACGGCCCGGTCCGCGGCTTCCGCGCCTACCTGTACACCACGATCCGCAACGCCGCCGCCGGATGGGGTTCCGCCCGGCACGAGGTCGCCGTCGAAGACCCGGGCGAGTACCGCGAGGAGCCGTGGACCGACGACCACCAGGACATGGTCTGGGAGCGCTCGCGCGTCGCCGCTGCACTCGGCGCGCTGCCGGAGCGGTGGCGCAGCGCACTCTGGTACAGCGAGGTGGAGCAGCTCACTCCGAGGGAGGTCGCCCGCGTGCTGGGCATCTCCCCGAACGCGGCCGCAGCCCTGACCTACCGGGCGCGCGAGGGCCTGCGCCGCGCGTGGGTCGCCCAGCTCGCCGCCTGA
- a CDS encoding glucoamylase family protein — protein sequence MTRSHPPRRSRRTTAIVRAGAAAVLAVASLATAQTAFATTAPGTPSPGTASTAAQGMQGMSAQAPLTAAQKASLLQVAKDTWAFFEKDTDPTTHLPLDNLGPGATRGQYTSAANIGTYLEAVVSAGDLGIIKRPQERALISSTLDTVATLKRSHGFLFQWYDTTNGHTILNPGAADCSTETTPQHDNCSFLSAVDNGWYASGLMVARQALPELRTQIDALISPMDFSIFYDNRAQTACNTNPAIAGNQPTGQMYGGYYAGQGPAGYHNGAIYSDPRIAMYIGMGLHQMPGDVWWRTWRTLPPKQCTTDPDFSWQGQWPVAGDWQKYTDPQSGKVFNVWEGHYTYPGTSMTFLPTWGGGMFEAMLANEIVPETTWGQNGFGLADVRTAQVQEKYATQTLGYPVWGMSPSSTADDTGGYGIYGATGQKFPAGQALAQCPGCSTEDVVTPHASFTALGVIPQDAYANIQKLRTLYPGIYTADGGFYDAVNPVSGSIGHRRLVLDQSMIMMSLDNALQNGAIRQHFADDPASWAAKTYLGMETMTLK from the coding sequence ATGACCAGATCCCATCCGCCGCGGCGTTCACGCCGCACCACCGCGATCGTGCGGGCCGGCGCAGCAGCCGTCCTCGCCGTCGCGTCGCTCGCGACCGCGCAGACCGCGTTCGCGACGACGGCGCCAGGCACACCGAGCCCCGGCACAGCGAGCACAGCCGCGCAGGGCATGCAGGGCATGAGCGCCCAGGCGCCGCTCACCGCCGCCCAGAAGGCGAGCCTCCTGCAGGTCGCCAAGGACACCTGGGCCTTCTTCGAGAAGGACACCGACCCCACCACGCACCTGCCGCTCGACAACCTCGGGCCGGGCGCCACCAGGGGCCAGTACACCTCCGCCGCGAACATCGGCACCTACCTGGAGGCCGTGGTCTCGGCCGGTGACCTCGGCATCATCAAGCGGCCGCAGGAGCGCGCGCTGATCTCCTCCACGCTCGACACCGTGGCCACCCTGAAGCGCTCGCACGGCTTCCTGTTCCAGTGGTACGACACCACGAACGGCCACACCATCCTGAACCCCGGCGCCGCCGATTGCTCCACCGAGACGACCCCGCAGCACGACAACTGCTCGTTCCTCTCGGCGGTCGACAACGGCTGGTACGCGTCCGGCCTGATGGTGGCGCGCCAGGCGCTCCCCGAGCTCCGCACGCAGATCGACGCGCTCATCTCCCCGATGGACTTCTCGATCTTCTACGACAACCGGGCGCAGACCGCGTGCAACACCAACCCGGCCATCGCCGGCAACCAGCCCACCGGCCAGATGTACGGCGGCTACTACGCCGGCCAGGGCCCTGCGGGCTACCACAACGGCGCGATCTACAGTGACCCGCGCATCGCGATGTACATCGGGATGGGCCTCCACCAGATGCCCGGCGACGTGTGGTGGCGCACCTGGCGCACCCTCCCGCCGAAGCAGTGCACCACGGACCCCGACTTCTCGTGGCAGGGCCAGTGGCCGGTCGCGGGTGACTGGCAGAAGTACACCGACCCGCAGAGCGGCAAGGTCTTCAATGTCTGGGAGGGTCATTACACCTACCCCGGAACGTCGATGACCTTCCTCCCGACCTGGGGCGGCGGCATGTTCGAGGCGATGCTCGCGAACGAGATCGTCCCGGAGACCACCTGGGGCCAGAACGGCTTCGGCCTCGCGGACGTCCGCACGGCGCAGGTGCAGGAGAAGTACGCCACCCAGACCCTCGGCTACCCGGTCTGGGGCATGTCGCCGTCGAGCACCGCCGACGACACCGGCGGCTACGGCATCTATGGCGCGACCGGCCAGAAGTTCCCGGCCGGCCAGGCGCTCGCCCAGTGCCCGGGCTGCTCGACGGAGGATGTGGTCACCCCGCACGCCTCCTTCACGGCGCTCGGCGTGATCCCGCAGGACGCATACGCGAACATCCAGAAGCTGCGCACGCTCTACCCGGGCATCTACACGGCTGACGGCGGCTTCTACGACGCAGTCAACCCGGTCTCCGGCTCGATCGGCCACCGCCGCCTCGTGCTCGACCAGTCGATGATCATGATGTCGCTCGACAACGCCCTCCAGAACGGCGCCATCCGCCAGCACTTCGCGGACGACCCGGCGTCGTGGGCGGCGAAGACGTATCTGGGGATGGAGACGATGACGCTGAAGTAG